From Streptomyces fungicidicus, one genomic window encodes:
- a CDS encoding helix-turn-helix domain-containing protein — translation MNLGSMDDLTADITPEKRERIDAIKAEMIDAERGHELAALRKAQGFTQVQVAKAMGVTQGRVSQIERGTARLDTSTMAAYLHAIGGELTITATVGNLSVRL, via the coding sequence GATCTGACGGCCGACATCACCCCCGAGAAGCGCGAACGCATCGACGCCATCAAGGCGGAGATGATCGACGCGGAACGGGGACACGAGCTGGCCGCCCTCCGCAAGGCCCAGGGTTTCACGCAGGTCCAGGTCGCCAAGGCGATGGGCGTCACTCAGGGCCGGGTCAGTCAGATCGAGCGGGGTACCGCCCGTCTCGACACCTCAACGATGGCGGCCTACCTGCACGCAATCGGCGGCGAGCTGACCATAACGGCCACTGTCGGGAACCTTTCGGTACGGCTGTAG